The following coding sequences lie in one Arabidopsis thaliana chromosome 3, partial sequence genomic window:
- a CDS encoding serine/arginine repetitive matrix-like protein (unknown protein; BEST Arabidopsis thaliana protein match is: unknown protein (TAIR:AT3G51540.1); Has 48380 Blast hits to 29827 proteins in 1356 species: Archae - 46; Bacteria - 5589; Metazoa - 17361; Fungi - 13192; Plants - 2237; Viruses - 905; Other Eukaryotes - 9050 (source: NCBI BLink).), with product MNRNLRESLAGGRNIPAISQFRRGNNNNSNNISQNGFSRDSDENLDLFSKIRRSFPLASSDELPDVSAKLGRLSVGSKIAPKGKDDLLSSAEGGKNDYDWLLTPPGTPLGNDSHSSLAAPKIASSARASSASKASRLSVSQSESGYHSSRPARSSSVTRPSISTSQYSSFTSGRSPSSILNTSSASVSSYIRPSSPSSRSSSSARPSTPTRTSSASRSSTPSRIRPGSSSSSMDKARPSLSSRPSTPTSRPQLSASSPNIIASRPNSRPSTPTRRSPSSTSLSATSGPTISGGRAASNGRTGPSLSRPSSPGPRVRNTPQQPIVLADFPLDTPPNLRTSLPDRPISAGRSRPVGGSSMAKASPEPKGPITRRNSSPIVTRGRLTETQGKGRFGGNGQHLTDAPEPRRISNVSDITSRRTVKTSTTVTDNNNGLGRSFSKSSLDMAIRHMDIRNGKTNGCALSTTTLFPQSIRPASSKIQPIRSGNNHSDSISSNGTENGNEANEGRRLMGKLSDMDMYESSRYDALLLKEDVKNTNWLHSIDDRSSDHGLMFDNGGFELLPEPFAPL from the exons ATGAATAGGAATCTCAGAGAATCTCTTGCCGGTGGGAGGAATATTCCGGCGATCTCTCAGTTTCGTAGAGGcaataacaacaacagcaacaacatcTCTCAAAATGGCTTCTCTAGAGATTCCGATGAGAATCTAGATCTTTTCTCTAAGATCCGTCGCTCATTTCCTTTGGCTTCCTCCGACGAATTACCCGACG TTTCTGCAAAACTCGGGAGACTCTCGGTCGGATCCAAAATAGCTCCCAAAGGCAAAGATGATCTCTTGTCTTCAGCTGAAGGAggaaaaaatgattatgatTG GCTTCTTACGCCTCCTGGAACACCTCTTGGAAACGACTCTCATTCATCTTTGGCAGCTCCAAAGATTGCATCTTCCGCTAGAGCCAGTTCTGCTTCAAAGGCTTCAAGG CTTTCAGTTTCGCAGTCAGAGAGCGGTTACCATTCCTCCCGTCCAGCCAGAAGTAGCTCTGTGACTCGCCCATCCATTTCCACCTCGCAATACAGCTCATTTACTTCAGGCCGTTCACCATCTTCAATCCTAAACACTAGTTCAGCTTCAGTCTCATCCTACATCAGACCTTCATCCCCGAGTTCCCGTTCCTCATCTTCAGCTAGACCTTCCACTCCCACCCGTACTTCTTCCGCATCACGGTCCTCAACTCCATCGAGAATCCGTCCAGGGTCATCTAGTTCATCCATGGACAAGGCTAGACCGTCCCTGAGCTCAAGACCATCGACTCCAACTTCTAGACCACAACTCTCAGCAAGCTCTCCAAATATAATTGCTTCTAGACCAAATTCTCGTCCTTCAACCCCTACCCGTCGAAGCCCATCATCCACCTCATTGTCTGCAACATCAGGACCCACTATTTCAGGTGGACGTGCTGCATCAAATGGTCGTACTGGACCTTCATTGTCTAGGCCAAGCTCTCCTGGACCTAGAGTTAGAAACACCCCGCAACAGCCAATTGTGCTAGCAGACTTCCCTCTTGATACACCACCTAATCTGAGAACATCTCTCCCGGACAGACCAATATCAGCTGGCAGGTCCAGGCCAGTTGGTGGTAGCAGCATGGCTAAGGCAAGTCCAGAACCCAAAGGTCCCATCACAAGAAGGAATTCATCTCCTATTGTGACGAGAGGAAGACTCACTGAGACCCAAGGAAAAGGCCGTTTTGGTGGTAATGGGCAGCATCTCACAGATGCACCAGAGCCCCGAAGGATTTCAAACGTTTCTGACATAACTTCACGGAGAACCGTGAAGACCTCGACAACTGTCACGGACAATAACAACGGGCTTGGGAGGTCATTCTCAAAAAGTTCACTCGATATGGCCATTAGACACATG GACATAAGAAATGGAAAGACTAATGGTTGCGCACTATCAACCACAACGCTATTCCCTCAGAGCATCAGACCAGCCTCATCCAAGATCCAGCCAATCCGTTCAGGGAATAATCATTCGGATTCTATCAGCAGCAATGGCACAGAGAACGGGAATGAAGCAAACGAGGGTAGAAGACTGATGGGGAAGTTGAGTGACATGGACATGTATGAGAGCTCAAGGTATGATGCATTGTTGCTGAAAGAGGAcgtcaaaaacacaaactggTTACATAGCATCGATGACCGGTCGTCAGATCACGGACTCATGTTTGACAATGGAGGATTCGAGCTACTTCCAGAGCCATTTGCCCCACtataa
- the UBC11 gene encoding ubiquitin-conjugating enzyme 11 (ubiquitin-conjugating enzyme 11 (UBC11); CONTAINS InterPro DOMAIN/s: Ubiquitin-conjugating enzyme/RWD-like (InterPro:IPR016135), Ubiquitin-conjugating enzyme, E2 (InterPro:IPR000608); BEST Arabidopsis thaliana protein match is: ubiquitin-conjugating enzyme 10 (TAIR:AT5G53300.4).): MASKRILKELKDLQKDPPSNCSAGPVAEDMFHWQATIMGPPESPYAGGVFLVSIHFPPDYPFKPPKVSFKTKVYHPNINSNGSICLDILKEQWSPALTISKVLLSICSLLTDPNPDDPLVPEIAHMYKTDRSKYESTARSWTQKYAMG; this comes from the exons ATGGCTTCTAAGAGGATCTTGAAGGAGCTCAAGGATCTGCAGAAGGATCCTCCTTCAAACTGCAGCGCTG GTCCGGTGGCTGAGGACATGTTCCATTGGCAAGCCACTATCATGGGACCTCCTGAAAGTCCGTATGCCGGAGgagtgtttttggtttctattcATTTCCCTCCGGATTATCCTTTCAAGCCACCAAAG GTGTCTTTTAAGACTAAGGTGTACCATCCAAACATCAATAGCAATGGAAGTATTTGCCTTGATATTTTGAAAGAGCAATGGAGCCCTGCTCTTACTATCTCTAAG GTTCTGTTGTCGATTTGCTCGCTGTTGACTGACCCAAACCCAGATGATCCTCTTGTGCCGGAGATAGCTCACATGTACAAGACAGATAGATCCAAGTACGAGTCAACTGCGAGAAGCTGGACACAAAAGTACGCAATGGGTTGA
- the TH9 gene encoding thioredoxin H-type 9 (thioredoxin H-type 9 (TH9); INVOLVED IN: N-terminal protein myristoylation, cell communication; LOCATED IN: cytosol, nucleus, plasma membrane, plastid; EXPRESSED IN: 26 plant structures; EXPRESSED DURING: 15 growth stages; CONTAINS InterPro DOMAIN/s: Thioredoxin fold (InterPro:IPR012335), Thioredoxin, core (InterPro:IPR015467), Thioredoxin domain (InterPro:IPR013766), Thioredoxin, conserved site (InterPro:IPR017937), Thioredoxin-like subdomain (InterPro:IPR006662), Thioredoxin-like (InterPro:IPR017936), Thioredoxin-like fold (InterPro:IPR012336); BEST Arabidopsis thaliana protein match is: Thioredoxin superfamily protein (TAIR:AT3G56420.1); Has 16223 Blast hits to 16135 proteins in 2903 species: Archae - 224; Bacteria - 9339; Metazoa - 1540; Fungi - 676; Plants - 1413; Viruses - 3; Other Eukaryotes - 3028 (source: NCBI BLink).): MGSCVSKGKGDDDSVHNVEFSGGNVHLITTKESWDDKLAEADRDGKIVVANFSATWCGPCKIVAPFFIELSEKHSSLMFLLVDVDELSDFSSSWDIKATPTFFFLKNGQQIGKLVGANKPELQKKVTSIIDSVPESPQRP; this comes from the exons ATGGGTAGCTGCGTCTCTAAG GGTAAAGGAGACGATGATTCCGTCCATAACGTCGAGTTTTCCGGTGGCAATGTTCATCTGATTACAACAAAAGAGAGTTGGGATGACAAATTAGCTGAAGCTGATCGTGATGGCAAAATC GTGGTTGCAAACTTCAGTGCGACATGGTGTGGTCCGTGTAAAATTGTGGCACCATTTTTCATCGAGCTCTCAGAGAAACATTCTTCTCTTATGTTCCTTCTTGTAGATGTTGATGAACTCAGC GATTTTAGCTCATCATGGGACATTAAGGCGacaccaaccttcttcttcctaaaGAATGGACAACAAATAGGCAAGCTTGTTGGAGCAAACAAACCGGAGCTACAGAAGAAGGTTACTTCTATCATTGATTCTGTGCCTGAAAGTCCTCAACGGCCTTGA
- the UBC12 gene encoding ubiquitin-conjugating enzyme 12 (ubiquitin-conjugating enzyme 12 (UBC12); FUNCTIONS IN: ubiquitin-protein ligase activity, small conjugating protein ligase activity; INVOLVED IN: regulation of protein metabolic process, post-translational protein modification; LOCATED IN: cellular_component unknown; EXPRESSED IN: 9 plant structures; EXPRESSED DURING: L mature pollen stage, LP.04 four leaves visible, 4 anthesis, LP.10 ten leaves visible, petal differentiation and expansion stage; CONTAINS InterPro DOMAIN/s: Ubiquitin-conjugating enzyme/RWD-like (InterPro:IPR016135), Ubiquitin-conjugating enzyme, E2 (InterPro:IPR000608); BEST Arabidopsis thaliana protein match is: ubiquitin-conjugating enzyme 11 (TAIR:AT3G08690.2); Has 10370 Blast hits to 10346 proteins in 401 species: Archae - 0; Bacteria - 2; Metazoa - 4447; Fungi - 2251; Plants - 1964; Viruses - 26; Other Eukaryotes - 1680 (source: NCBI BLink).): MASKRISRELRDMQRHPPANCSAGPVAEEDIFHWQATIMGPHDSPYSGGVFTVSIDFSSDYPFKPPKVNFKTKVYHPNIDSKGSICLDILKEQWSPAPTTSKVLLSICSLLTDPNPNDPLVPEIAHLYKVDKSKYESTAQKWTQKYAMG, encoded by the exons ATGGCTTCTAAGAGGATTTCAAGGGAACTGAGGGATATGCAGAGACATCCTCCAGCAAACTGTAGCGCAG GTCCTGTGGCTGAGGAGGACATATTCCATTGGCAAGCAACTATCATGGGACCGCATGACAGTCCGTATTCCGGAGGCGTATTTACGGTTTCTATTGATTTCTCTTCGGATTATCCTTTCAAGCCACCAAAG GTGAATTTCAAGACTAAGGTGTACCACCCAAACATCGACAGCAAAGGAAGCATTTGCCTTGACATATTGAAAGAGCAATGGAGTCCTGCTCCTACCACATCCAAG GTTTTGTTGTCGATTTGCTCGCTGCTGACTGACCCGAACCCAAATGATCCTCTTGTGCCGGAGATAGCTCATCTCTACAAGgtagataaatcaaaatacGAGTCAACTGCACAAAAATGGACACAGAAGTACGCGATGGGATGA
- a CDS encoding Phototropic-responsive NPH3 family protein gives MRKMVRDLKDSSSMIELRDFPGGPSTFELTMKFCYGINFDITAFNVVSLRCAAGYLEMTEDYKEQNLIFRAENYLDQIVFRSFHESVLVLCSCETQEIAETYEIPDRCVEAIAMNACRKQLVSGLSEELKGRDCLEMWTEELSALGIDYYVQVVSAMARLSVRSESIVASLVHYAKTSLKGIIDRNCQEQRKIVEAMVNLLPNDEKGSYSLSIIPLGFLFGMLKVGTIIDIEISCRLELERRIGHQLETASLDDLLIPSVQNEDSMYDVDTVHRILTFFLERIEEEDDECGYDSDSTGQHSSLLKVGRIMDAYLVEIAPDPYLSLHKFTAIIETLPEHSRIVDDGIYRAIDMYLKAHPLLTEEERKKLCNFIDCKKLSQEASNHVAQNDRLPVQMVVRVLYTEQLRLKKALSGDSEEGSWVLPSGVQSRAVSPRDTYAALRRENRELKLEISRMRVRVSELEKEHNLMKHEMMEKSGNNGGTFLTSLSKGIGRIATFGGETRQKVNRKSRSVSERKSSRSGR, from the exons ATGAGGAAGATGGTGAGAGATCTCAAGGACTCTTCTTCTATGATTGAGCTTAGAGATTTCCCTGGTGGACCTTCGACGTTTGAACTCACCATGAAATTTTGCTACGGCATTAATTTCGATATCACTGCCTTTAACGTGGTCTCTCTCCGTTGCGCTGCTGGTTATCTTGAGATGACTGAGGACTACAAAGAACAGAACTTGATCTTTCGAGCCGAGAATTACCTCGACCAGATCGTTTTTCGCAGTTTTCATGAATCTGTCCTAGTACTTTGCTCCTGCGAGACGCAAGAGATTGCTGAAACATATGAAATTCCTGACCGGTGCGTGGAGGCCATCGCCATGAATGCTTGCAGAAAGCAGTTAGTATCAGGTTTATCAGAGGAGCTCAAGGGGAGAGATTGTCTCGAGATGTGGACTGAAGAACTCTCTGCTCTCGGGATTGATTACTACGTCCAAGTTGTATCTGCGATGGCGAGGTTAAGCGTGCGGTCAGAGAGTATCGTCGCTTCTCTGGTGCATTACGCTAAAACATCATTAAAGGGTATCATCGATCGAAACTGCCAGGAACAGAGGAAAATCGTTGAAGCCATGGTTAACCTTTTGCCGAATGACGAAAAAGGATCTTACTCTTTATCAATTATTCCTCTCGGTTTCCTCTTTGGAATGCTCAAGGTCGGAACTATAATAGATATAGAGATCTCTTGCAGGCTCGAGCTTGAACGTAGAATCGGGCATCAGTTAGAGACCGCGTCTCTCGATGATCTGCTTATACCTTCTGTCCAAAACGAAGATTCAATGTACGATGTGGATACCGTCCACAGGATACTCACATTCTTTCTTGAGAGgattgaagaggaagatgatgaatgtgGTTACGATTCGGATTCCACTGGACAACACAGTTCGTTGCTGAAAGTGGGACGGATCATGGATGCTTACTTGGTTGAGATCGCACCGGATCCATACCTGAGTCTACACAAGTTTACGGCTATTATAGAGACACTACCCGAACACTCACGTATCGTTGACGATGGGATCTACAGAGCCATTGATATGTATCTCaag GCTCATCCATTATTGACAGAAGAAGAACGCAAGAAGCTATGCAACTTCATTGACTGCAAGAAACTTTCACAAGAAGCAAGCAACCACGTGGCACAAAACGATCGGCTGCCTGTACAAATGGTGGTTAGAGTGCTTTACACAGAACAGTTGCGACTGAAGAAAGCTCTGTCGGGAGATTCAGAAGAAGGGTCGTGGGTTTTGCCTTCTGGAGTACAAAGCCGAGCGGTTTCGCCAAGAGACACGTATGCAGCGTTGAggagagaaaacagagagctGAAGCTGGAAATATCAAGGATGAGAGTGAGAGTGAGCGAGTTAGAGAAAGAACATAATTTGATGAAACATGAGATGATGGAGAAATCCGGTAATAATGGTGGAACGTTCTTGACGTCACTGTCCAAAGGAATTGGAAGGATCGCGACATTCGGTGGAGAAACCCGGCAAAAGGTGAACCGGAAATCAAGGTCGGTGTCGGAGAGAAAATCAAGTAGAAGCGGTAGATAA
- a CDS encoding Leucine-rich repeat protein kinase family protein (Leucine-rich repeat protein kinase family protein; FUNCTIONS IN: protein serine/threonine kinase activity, kinase activity, ATP binding; INVOLVED IN: transmembrane receptor protein tyrosine kinase signaling pathway, protein amino acid phosphorylation; LOCATED IN: plasma membrane, plant-type cell wall; EXPRESSED IN: 26 plant structures; EXPRESSED DURING: 14 growth stages; CONTAINS InterPro DOMAIN/s: Protein kinase, ATP binding site (InterPro:IPR017441), Serine/threonine-protein kinase domain (InterPro:IPR002290), Leucine-rich repeat-containing N-terminal domain, type 2 (InterPro:IPR013210), Leucine-rich repeat (InterPro:IPR001611), Serine-threonine/tyrosine-protein kinase (InterPro:IPR001245), Protein kinase-like domain (InterPro:IPR011009), Protein kinase, catalytic domain (InterPro:IPR000719), Tyrosine-protein kinase, catalytic domain (InterPro:IPR020635); BEST Arabidopsis thaliana protein match is: Leucine-rich repeat protein kinase family protein (TAIR:AT5G58300.2); Has 35333 Blast hits to 34131 proteins in 2444 species: Archae - 798; Bacteria - 22429; Metazoa - 974; Fungi - 991; Plants - 531; Viruses - 0; Other Eukaryotes - 9610 (source: NCBI BLink).) gives MMKIIAAFLFLLVTTFVSRCLSADIESDKQALLEFASLVPHSRKLNWNSTIPICASWTGITCSKNNARVTALRLPGSGLYGPLPEKTFEKLDALRIISLRSNHLQGNIPSVILSLPFIRSLYFHENNFSGTIPPVLSHRLVNLDLSANSLSGNIPTSLQNLTQLTDLSLQNNSLSGPIPNLPPRLKYLNLSFNNLNGSVPSSVKSFPASSFQGNSLLCGAPLTPCPENTTAPSPSPTTPTEGPGTTNIGRGTAKKVLSTGAIVGIAVGGSVLLFIILAIITLCCAKKRDGGQDSTAVPKAKPGRSDNKAEEFGSGVQEAEKNKLVFFEGSSYNFDLEDLLRASAEVLGKGSYGTTYKAILEEGTTVVVKRLKEVAAGKREFEQQMEAVGRISPHVNVAPLRAYYFSKDEKLLVYDYYQGGNFSMLLHGNNEGGRAALDWETRLRICLEAARGISHIHSASGAKLLHGNIKSPNVLLTQELHVCVSDFGIAPLMSHHTLIPSRSLGYRAPEAIETRKHTQKSDVYSFGVLLLEMLTGKAAGKTTGHEEVVDLPKWVQSVVREEWTGEVFDVELIKQQHNVEEEMVQMLQIAMACVSKHPDSRPSMEEVVNMMEEIRPSGSGPGSGNRASSPEMIRSSDSPV, from the exons atgatgaagattatTGCGGcgtttctcttcctcttgGTCACGACTTTTGTTTCCCGTTGTTTGTCTGCAGACATAGAATCGGACAAGCAAGCACTGCTTGAGTTTGCATCTCTTGTTCCTCACAGTCGCAAACTCAACTGGAACTCCACTATTCCAATCTGTGCCTCTTGGACTGGTATCACCTGCTCCAAGAACAACGCCCGTGTAACCGCACTCCGTTTGCCTGGATCTGGACTTTATGGACCTTTACCAGAGAAAACATTTGAGAAGCTTGATGCCCTCAGGATCATTAGCCTTAGATCCAACCACCTTCAAGGGAACATTCCATCTGTCATTCTTTCACTTCCTTTTATCCGATCACTATACTTTCATGAAAACAACTTTTCTGGTACTATCCCTCCCGTCCTTTCTCATCGCCTCGTTAATCTTGATCTCTCCGCCAACTCGCTCTCGGGAAACATTCCCACGAGTCTACAAAACCTTACCCAGCTCACTGATCTCAGCCTGCAAAACAATTCTCTTAGTGGTCCAATTCCTAACCTCCCTCCTCGCCTTAAATACTTGAATTTGAGCTTCAATAACCTTAACGGGTCAGTTCCATCTTCTGTCAAGTCCTTCCCAGCATCCTCATTTCAAGGTAATAGCCTTCTATGCGGTGCTCCTCTGACTCCATGCCCAGAAAACACCACTGCACCATCTCCTTCACCGACAACACCAACAGAAGGTCCTGGTACAACCAATATAGGTCGTGGTACCGCCAAAAAAGTTCTCTCCACTGGTGCTATTGTGGGCATTGCAGTTGGAGGTTCGGTTCTGTTGTTTATCATTCTTGCCATCATAACCCTTTGCTGTGCCAAGAAAAGAGATGGCGGGCAAGATAGCACCGCAGTGCCAAAAGCTAAACCCGGGAGGAGTGACAACAAGGCTGAGGAGTTTGGGAGTGGGGTGCAAGAGGCGGAGAAGAACAAGCTGGTCTTCTTTGAAGGAAGTTCATATAACTTTGATCTTGAGGACTTGCTCAGAGCCTCGGCTGAAGTTTTAGGGAAAGGAAGCTATGGCACAACGTATAAGGCCATCTTAGAGGAAGGAACCACGGTGGTGGTGAAGAGACTGAAAGAAGTAGCAGCTGGGAAACGGGAGTTCGAGCAGCAGATGGAAGCCGTGGGAAGGATCAGTCCACACGTGAATGTAGCTCCTCTCCGTGCCTATTACTTTTCAAAAGACGAGAAGCTACTCGTGTATGATTACTACCAAGGGGGCAATTTCTCCATGCTGCTTCATG GAAACAATGAGGGAGGAAGAGCAGCGTTGGACTGGGAAACAAGGTTAAGGATCTGTTTGGAAGCTGCGAGGGGAATTTCTCACATCCATTCTGCATCTGGTGCTAAACTCCTCCATGGAAACATCAAATCACCAAATGTCCTCTTAACCCAAGAACTTCATGTCTGTGTCTCTGATTTCGGTATAGCTCCATTGATGAGCCATCACACCTTGATCCCATCAAGAAGCTTAGGTTACAGAGCACCCGAGGCCATAGAAACACGGAAACATACCCAGAAGTCCGACGTATACAGCTTTGGTGTACTGTTGCTAGAAATGCTGACTGGGAAAGCAGCAGGGAAGACTACTGGGCATGAAGAAGTGGTGGATCTGCCAAAGTGGGTGCAATCAGTGGTGAGAGAGGAGTGGACTGGAGAAGTGTTTGACGTAGAGCTGATCAAGCAGCAACACAACGTAGAGGAAGAAATGGTGCAGATGTTGCAGATAGCAATGGCATGTGTGTCTAAGCATCCAGATTCTAGGCCTTCAATGGAGGAAGTGGTTAACATGATGGAGGAGATTCGACCTTCAGGGTCCGGTCCTGGTTCTGGTAACAGAGCCTCCTCGCCGGAGATGATCAGAAGCTCTGATAGCCCGGTTTAG